The sequence TTGCCCGGTGCCCAATGCAGAGAATGATTTGGCGTACCGCATGGTGGACCCTCACCCCTTTGTGCCGGCAGCGGACGCCCAGCGCCGAGAACGGTGCAAGGAGATCTTCCTGCTCCAGGCCAGCGGTTTGGCCGGGCGGCTGGAGCATGTAGGCTCCAAGGGTTGTGTGCTGGGGATCAGCGGCGGTTTGGACTCCACCTTGGCGCTGCTGGTGGCTGTGCGCGCCATGGAGCTGCTGGGTAAACCGGCCAGCGCCGTGCTGGGTGTGACCATGCCCGGGTTTGGCACCACGGACCGCACCTATCGCAACGCGCTGGATCTTATGGAAGCGCTGGGGGTCACCCGGCGAGAGATCTCCATTGCAGACGCCTGTGTGCAGCACATGGCGGACATTGGTCACGACTCGTCGGTGCATGACATTACTTATGAGAACACCCAGGCCAGAGAGCGCACCCAAATCCTCTTTGACCTGGCCAATAAAGAGAACTGCCTGCTGGTGGGCACCGGCGATCTGAGCGAGCTGGCCATGGGCTGGTGTACTTACAACGGCGACCACATGAGTATGTACGGCGTGAATGCCTCCGTGCCCAAGACGCTGGTGCGATACCTGGTGGATTATGTGGCCGGGGAGTTGGGTGGCCGCACGGAAGAAATCTTGCGGGATGTGCTGGACACGCCGGTGTCGCCGGAGCTGCTGCCCCCGGACGCCAATGGCAAGATTGCCCAAAAAACGGAGGAGAAGATCGGCCCCTATGAATTGCATGACTTTTTCCTCTATCACTTTGTGCGCTTCGGCTTTGACCGGGAAAAGCTGGCCCTGCTGGCGGAGAAAGCCTTTGACGGCCGGTACGATCGCCCCACCATTGACCGGTGGCTGACGGAATTTTTGCGCCGGTTCTTTATCAGTCAATTTAAGCGTTCCTGTATTCCGGATTCGCCCAAGGTGGGTTCTGTGTCGCTGAGCCCCCGGGGCGACTGGCGTATGCCCAGCGATGCGGCGATGCAGGCGTTTTTACAACCGGATGAACAGATATAAAGGAGCTGTTATAATGAAAAAAGCAATGGCATTGCTGCTGGCTTGCAGCATGGTACTGGCATTCGCTGCTTGCAGCAAAAAGCAACATACAGAACAGGAGGTCACAGCTGTGGTGGATGTGACCGATGAGAACGGCAAGACCGTTACGGATAAGGACGGCAAAGCCCAAACCCGGGTGGTTACCATACCCCAAACGGACGCCAAGGGCAACACCGTGGCGGCAGGGGAGAGCGCTGCCGACGGCAAATCCGCCGGTAACGGCGGTTCGGCTGCAAAGGACGGCAAGGACAAGACGGAAAAGGCCACCAAGAAGAACGAAACCACCACGAAAAAGACCACGACCACCACAACCACCGTAGCCGCCAATCGAAAAATTCACATTTCCGTTTCTCTGCCTGCCGGCACAGATACCCGCACGGACAAGCTGCGCATTACCATTAACGGCAAGCAGGTGGACGAGAAAGAAGTGACCTTGGAGATCGGCCCCGCCTTTAACTACACCACGGAGAAAAAGTACCGGGGGGATGTAAAGGTGCAGGTGGAACTGGAACATACGAAAAAAAGCGCCAAAGTCACAGTGAAGAAAGGCACGGACACCGCCAAATTCAATTTTGAAAATATTGAGAATCTGCTGGGCGACGACGACTAAGCGACAATTGGTGAAAAAAACGAAATAATCGACAAAAAAGCAGTGTCTATGCGCTGCTTTTTGTTATTATTATACAGAAACACTAAATTGTTGTGTTGAATTTCGCATGCCGGAGTGCTATAATTGGTATAGTTGTGGGCTTGCGCCCAAACTGAGGTTGTTATCTGTAAGATAAAATACAGGAGGAAATTCCATGAACAGAAAGAAAAAAACCATGGACGGTAACAGCGCCGCTGCTCATGTCAGCTACGCATTTACAGAAGTTGCCGCCATTTATCCCATCACCCCCTCATCCACCATGGCGGAGGAGACGGACGCCATGGCCGCCCGCGGGGTCAAGAACCTGTTTGGCCAAACGGTCAAGGTGGCGGAGATGGAGTCTGAGGCCGGTGCCGCCGGCGCCGTGCACGGTTCTTTGTCTGCCGGTGCGCTGACTACCACTTACACCGCGTCACAGGGCCTGCTGCTGATGATCCCCAATATGTACAAGATCGCCGGCGAACTGATTCCGTCCGTCATTCATGTGTCTGCCCGCTGCGTGTCTACCCACGCGCTGAATATCTTTGGCGACCATTCCGATGTGATGGCCTGCCGCCAGACCGGCTATGCCATGCTCTGCTCTGCCAATGTGCAGGAGGTAATGGATCTGGGCGCTGTGGCTCACCTGTCTACCTTAAAGAGCCGTGTGCCGTTCTTGCATTTCTTTGACGGCTTCCGTACCTCTCATGAGGTGCAGAAGATTGAGACCTGGGACTACGAGGACCTGCGGTCTATGGTGGATATGGACGATGTGCAGGCGTTCCGCGCCCGCGCCCTGAACCCGGAGAAGCCGGTGTTGCGCGGCTCTGCGGAGAACAGTGATGTGTTCTTCCAGCACAGAGAGGCATGCAACCGCTACTATAACGACGCGGTTGCCACTACTGAGATGTATATGAACACCATCAACGAGAAGTTGGGCACGGATTACCGGCTGTTTAACTACTACGGCGCGCCGGACGCAGACCGTGTGATTGTGGCTATGGGCTCTGTGTGCGACACCATTCAGGAAACCGTAGATTTTCTGAACGCCCGCGGCGAAAAAGTGGGCATGGTCAAGGTGCACCTGTATCGCCCCTTCAGCGCCAAGCATCTGCTGGCTGCCCTGCCGGAGACGGTGAAGCACATTTCCGTGTTAGATAGAACGAAGGAGCCCGGCTCCTTAGGCGAGCCGCTGTTCCTGGATGTGGTGGCTGCGCTGAAAGGCTCTGCCTTTAACGATGTGCCGGTGTACGGCGGTCGTTTCGGCTTAGGATCTAAGGACACCGTACCGGCGCATATTATCGCTGTGTACAACAATATGGCTGCGCCCCAGCCCAAGCCGGAGTTCACTCTGTCCATTGAGGACGATGTGACCCATTTGTCCCTGCCGGTGACCGAGAACCCGGACACCACCCCGGCAGGCACCACTTCTTGTAAGTTTTGGGGTCTGGGCTCCGACGGCACCGTTGGCGCCAACAAGGACTCTATTAAGATCATCGGCGACAATACGGATATGTTTGCCCAGGGCTACTTCTTCTATGACTCCAAGAAGTCCGGCGGCATTACCGTGTCCCATCTGCGCTTTGGCTCGTCACCCATTACCTCTACCTATTTGATCAACAAGGCCAACTTTGTGGCCTGCCACTGCCCGTCCTATGTGACCAAGTATGACATGGTGCAGGATCTGGTGCCCGGCGGCACTTTCCTGCTCAACTGTATTTGGACCCCGGATCAGCTGGACAGCCAGCTGCCTGCGTCCATGAAGCGCTATATTGCAGAGAACAATATCCATTTCTATATCATTAACGGCATTAAGATCGCAGAGGAAGTGGGCTTGCCCGGTCGTGCTTCCACCATCTTGCAGTCTGCATTCTTTGCCATCTCCGGTATTTTGCCAGTAGAGAAGGCCATTGAGCTGATGAAGGCCGCCGTGGTTAAGAAGTTCTCCAAAAAAGGCGAGGCGGTGGTGAATGCCAACTTTGCCGGCATTGACCGTGGCGCCCAGGAGATCGTGAAGGTGGATGTGCCGGACAGCTGGAAGACTGCAGAAGACGCACCCCGCCGGCTGGAAGTACCCACCGATCGTCCGGAGATGAAGAAGTTTGTCAAGGAAATTCTGGATCCGGTTGGCCGCCTGCACGGCGACGATCTGCCGGTATCTGCCTTTGCTGATCGGGCGGACGGCGTATATCCTGCCGGTTCTGCCGCCTTTGAGAAGCGGGGCATTGCCATTACCGTACCCCAGTGGGACGGCACCAAGTGCGCCCAGTGTAACCTGTGTGCCATGGTCTGCCCGCATGCAGTGATTCGTCCCATTGCTATGAATGCAGAGGAAGCGGCTGCCGCGCCGGAGGGTACCACCATGGTGAAGCACAAGAGAGCGGATTATCAGTACGCCCTGATTGTGTCCGTACTGGACTGCACCGGCTGCGCCTCCTGCGCCAACGTGTGTCCCACCAAGTCCCTGACCATGAAACCCATTGCCAGCGAGCTGGATCGGCAAAAGATCTATGATGCGCTGGTGGACACCTCCGAAAAACCGGAGCTGCTTACCAACAATACCATCGGCGTGCAGTACAGAAAGCCGTATTTGGAGTTCTCCGGCGCTTGCGCAGGCTGCGGCGAGACCCCGTATGCCAAGCTGGCCACCCAGCTGTACGGCGACCGTATGTACATTGCCAACGCCACCGGCTGCTCCTCCATTTGGGGCGGTTCCGCACCCTCTACGCCTTACACGGTAGACAAGAACGGCCACGGCCCCGCTTGGTCCAACTCTCTGTTTGAGGACAACGCTGAGTTCGGCTACGGTATGCTATTGGCACAAAAGCAGATCCGCGAGCGGCTGGCTATGGACGCCCAGCAGCTGCTGGATACCCCGGTGGCGGACAAAGCCCAGGCTTGGCTGGACACCTATGAGGACGCTGCTACCAATACGGAGCCTGCCCAGGCACTGATTGCTGCATTGCAGACGGCAGCGCTGGAGGGTGACGCCAAGGCGGCGGCTGCCGATTTCCTGAAAGACGCAGATTATGCGGCCAAGAAGTACCAGTTTATCTTTGGCGGCGACGGCTGGGCCTACGACATTGGCTTTGGCGGCCTGGATCATGTGATCGCATCCAATGAGAATGTGAACATTGTTGTGTTTGATACGGAGGTGTACTCCAACACCGGCGGTCAGGCCTCTAAGGCCACCCAGACCGGCGCTGTGGCCAAGTTTGCTGCCTCCGGTAAGGTGGTCAAGAAGAAAGACCTGGCGCAGATTGCGATGAGCTACGGTTATGTGTATGTGGCTCAGGTGGCTATGGGCGCCAATGCCAATCAGTGCTTAAAGGCGTTCCAGGAGGCCGCGGCTTATGACGGTCCGTCCATCATCATCTGCTACGCCCCCTGCATTAACCACGGCATTAAGATGCCCTTTAACCAGGCAGAGCAGAAGAAGGCGGTTGCCGCCGGGTACTGGAACCTGTTCCGCTTTAACCCGGATCTGGCCAAGGCAGGGAAAAATCCCTTTACCCTGGACAGCAAGGCACCCAGCGCCGATTATGTACAGTTCATCGAGGGCGAGACCCGTTACTCTGCGCTGAAGCGTTCCTTCCCCGGCAAGGCGGAGCAGCTGTTTAGCATTGCGGCGGAGAACTCTATTGAAAAGTACAACAAGTTGGCTGCACTGGTAGACTTCTACGCACCCAAGGGTGAGTAAAGCCAAATAAAAAACAAAGCGCTGCGGTTCTTCCGCGGCGCTTTTGCTTTGTGATAAAAAACAACCCCTGCACACCGGGTGCAGGGGTTGTTCCTTTATGTAAGGGCTTAGCCGTTGAGAATGGCAAAGTTCTCTTTGTTGGCCTTGTACAGGTTCTTAAACACTTTGAAGTTGCGGTCATAGACTGCCTTGTTGGCCGGGTTGGGCTTATAAGTGGTCTTTACCGGGATCAGCTTCTTTACATCAAAGATGGAGGGGATGGCGCCCATACCTACGGCGATACAAGCGGCTGCACCCACGGCACCGATGTTTTGCGGGGACTCTACCACCACCACATCACGCTGGAGAATATCGGCCAAAATCTGGCAGGTGGTTTCGCCCAAAGCGCCGCCGCCGCAGAAGCGCACGGTCTTGGACTTCTGATACTTGGCGGTCTTTAACTCCTGGCGCTCCAGCATCCAGCGCATGTGGAAGCAGATGCCCTCCACAACGGCGCGGATCAGCTCTGTTTTACCTACATTCAGCCGAATGTTAAAGAACATACCGGCGGCATTGGGATCCTCAAAGGGACAGCGGTTGCCGTGGAGCCAGGGGGTAAAGATCACGCCGTTGGAACCGGCGGGAATGGTGTCGATCACTTCTTCCAGGTAGTCGTACATATTGAATTCTACCTGCTCCAGGCTGTCAGTAGCGTTGCCGTAGCGCTTTAAGAACACGCCAATTTCGTCCAGCGCCAGATGATCCTTGACCCAGCCTACGCACTTGTTGGA comes from Oscillospiraceae bacterium and encodes:
- a CDS encoding NAD(+) synthase — protein: MNYGFFRVAAAAPRLRVADPDYNAGQLETVIDRAVAQQVRLLVTPELSVTGYTCADLFFTAALQQAADRAVQRLAAYTAGKDIAVLIGAPVPYKNSLYNCALLLRDGQVQGMVPKVHLANYNEFYEKRWFASGADFDTVQMVNGVPMGSQLFDLGSGVLLGVELCEDLWVPQPPSGALALQGANLIANLSASDEYVSKAAYRRDLVAGQSARCVVGYVYAGAGVHESTTDLVFSGATLVAENGGILAEGERFARESVLTVADVDVEKLNAQRRQNMSFENRPGAAVQSCPVPNAENDLAYRMVDPHPFVPAADAQRRERCKEIFLLQASGLAGRLEHVGSKGCVLGISGGLDSTLALLVAVRAMELLGKPASAVLGVTMPGFGTTDRTYRNALDLMEALGVTRREISIADACVQHMADIGHDSSVHDITYENTQARERTQILFDLANKENCLLVGTGDLSELAMGWCTYNGDHMSMYGVNASVPKTLVRYLVDYVAGELGGRTEEILRDVLDTPVSPELLPPDANGKIAQKTEEKIGPYELHDFFLYHFVRFGFDREKLALLAEKAFDGRYDRPTIDRWLTEFLRRFFISQFKRSCIPDSPKVGSVSLSPRGDWRMPSDAAMQAFLQPDEQI
- the nifJ gene encoding pyruvate:ferredoxin (flavodoxin) oxidoreductase, which codes for MNRKKKTMDGNSAAAHVSYAFTEVAAIYPITPSSTMAEETDAMAARGVKNLFGQTVKVAEMESEAGAAGAVHGSLSAGALTTTYTASQGLLLMIPNMYKIAGELIPSVIHVSARCVSTHALNIFGDHSDVMACRQTGYAMLCSANVQEVMDLGAVAHLSTLKSRVPFLHFFDGFRTSHEVQKIETWDYEDLRSMVDMDDVQAFRARALNPEKPVLRGSAENSDVFFQHREACNRYYNDAVATTEMYMNTINEKLGTDYRLFNYYGAPDADRVIVAMGSVCDTIQETVDFLNARGEKVGMVKVHLYRPFSAKHLLAALPETVKHISVLDRTKEPGSLGEPLFLDVVAALKGSAFNDVPVYGGRFGLGSKDTVPAHIIAVYNNMAAPQPKPEFTLSIEDDVTHLSLPVTENPDTTPAGTTSCKFWGLGSDGTVGANKDSIKIIGDNTDMFAQGYFFYDSKKSGGITVSHLRFGSSPITSTYLINKANFVACHCPSYVTKYDMVQDLVPGGTFLLNCIWTPDQLDSQLPASMKRYIAENNIHFYIINGIKIAEEVGLPGRASTILQSAFFAISGILPVEKAIELMKAAVVKKFSKKGEAVVNANFAGIDRGAQEIVKVDVPDSWKTAEDAPRRLEVPTDRPEMKKFVKEILDPVGRLHGDDLPVSAFADRADGVYPAGSAAFEKRGIAITVPQWDGTKCAQCNLCAMVCPHAVIRPIAMNAEEAAAAPEGTTMVKHKRADYQYALIVSVLDCTGCASCANVCPTKSLTMKPIASELDRQKIYDALVDTSEKPELLTNNTIGVQYRKPYLEFSGACAGCGETPYAKLATQLYGDRMYIANATGCSSIWGGSAPSTPYTVDKNGHGPAWSNSLFEDNAEFGYGMLLAQKQIRERLAMDAQQLLDTPVADKAQAWLDTYEDAATNTEPAQALIAALQTAALEGDAKAAAADFLKDADYAAKKYQFIFGGDGWAYDIGFGGLDHVIASNENVNIVVFDTEVYSNTGGQASKATQTGAVAKFAASGKVVKKKDLAQIAMSYGYVYVAQVAMGANANQCLKAFQEAAAYDGPSIIICYAPCINHGIKMPFNQAEQKKAVAAGYWNLFRFNPDLAKAGKNPFTLDSKAPSADYVQFIEGETRYSALKRSFPGKAEQLFSIAAENSIEKYNKLAALVDFYAPKGE